A region of Gemmatimonadota bacterium DNA encodes the following proteins:
- a CDS encoding phosphodiester glycosidase family protein: MMLRRGVVLVALLSGCAAPGALVPRGGALSGLPRFGDRQLQDTLARGVVLHRLVVDSAPWAIQILDIDRRACWSLGAVKAGGAAVGRAKTTELLVKRGPGAIAAVNADFFLFAPPGVPQAASIEGGRLIAGPSVRPVVAITPTGAPWLGVLAATGQLVAGVDTIPITSWNRPSPNGLAWYDANWGSPVDTASGTLRLSLGAGPLRRVLAVDSSGRATTIPRDGGVLVVGRTASAAMRRTLLEIAPRGIVVSMTLAPFAPTEAVGGFPMLLRDSAEVAGLEAAGGANFGPVRHPRTLVGVAAGGRRLLLVTVDGRQPGYSMGMTLRESAALMRALGATEAINLDGGGSTAMALRNGLGGAVLGNHPSDKEGERAVANALAVVRSCR; the protein is encoded by the coding sequence ATGATGCTGCGGCGCGGTGTGGTGCTGGTCGCCCTGCTCTCGGGCTGCGCCGCCCCGGGGGCGCTCGTGCCACGGGGCGGTGCGCTGTCCGGCCTGCCGCGATTCGGTGACCGCCAACTGCAGGATACGCTCGCACGCGGCGTGGTGCTGCACCGGCTCGTGGTGGATTCGGCGCCGTGGGCGATCCAGATCCTCGACATTGACCGGCGGGCCTGCTGGTCGCTCGGCGCAGTGAAGGCGGGCGGCGCCGCGGTCGGTCGAGCGAAGACGACGGAGTTGCTCGTCAAACGCGGACCGGGCGCGATCGCGGCGGTCAACGCCGACTTCTTCCTCTTCGCGCCGCCGGGGGTGCCTCAGGCCGCGTCGATCGAGGGCGGGCGACTGATTGCCGGTCCCTCCGTGCGACCAGTCGTGGCCATCACCCCGACTGGTGCACCCTGGCTCGGCGTACTCGCGGCCACCGGCCAACTGGTCGCTGGCGTCGACACCATCCCGATCACCAGCTGGAATCGCCCGAGTCCCAACGGGCTGGCGTGGTATGATGCGAACTGGGGGAGTCCGGTCGATACCGCCAGCGGGACGCTGCGCCTCTCGCTCGGTGCAGGGCCGTTGCGTCGCGTCCTTGCGGTGGACAGCAGCGGGCGCGCGACGACCATTCCCCGGGATGGCGGCGTCCTCGTGGTCGGACGAACGGCGTCGGCCGCGATGCGGCGTACACTCCTGGAGATCGCACCGCGGGGCATCGTCGTCAGTATGACGCTGGCGCCCTTTGCGCCAACCGAGGCGGTCGGGGGTTTCCCGATGCTGTTGCGGGACAGCGCCGAGGTCGCCGGACTCGAGGCGGCGGGCGGCGCCAACTTCGGTCCGGTCCGGCACCCGCGGACGTTGGTCGGCGTGGCCGCCGGCGGGCGGCGGCTGCTGCTCGTCACCGTCGACGGGCGTCAGCCCGGCTACAGCATGGGGATGACGCTGCGCGAATCGGCGGCGCTGATGCGCGCCCTCGGCGCCACCGAGGCGATCAACCTCGATGGCGGGGGTTCCACGGCGATGGCGCTGCGCAACGGGCTGGGCGGCGCGGTGCTGGGCAACCATCCGTCGGACAAGGAAGGCGAGCGCGCCGTCGCCAACGCGCTTGCGGTCGTACGGAGCTGCCGCTAG
- a CDS encoding DUF2911 domain-containing protein: protein MPARRTLVLVLALVAAALHPASAQIRASELGSISQVIDGTKLTVTYSRPRARERSPIFGSMLAHWGEVWTPGANWATTLEASQDITINQRAVPKGKYSVWMILRETGDWTLVLDPDFKRFHTEPPDSTPKQVRLPIRVEQAPFVDVLTWSMPELTISGGTLAMQWGTTKASMTVGVKPSLTFTLPQAEAAPYLGRWEFAAKDGGRRPPTSITFSYENGTLKGRFDPNVDWMGTFAMIRVAPDIFVPGLYDGKGQIYDVLRPDVVFTFKRVAGKPVSFEERYEDDTLAGTGTRKP from the coding sequence ATGCCTGCACGCCGAACCTTGGTGCTCGTTCTGGCGCTCGTCGCCGCCGCCCTCCACCCTGCGTCGGCGCAGATTCGCGCCAGTGAGCTCGGCAGCATCTCGCAGGTGATCGATGGCACCAAGCTCACCGTGACCTACTCCCGGCCGCGCGCACGCGAGCGCAGCCCGATCTTCGGCTCCATGCTCGCGCACTGGGGCGAGGTCTGGACGCCGGGCGCGAATTGGGCCACCACCCTCGAGGCGAGCCAGGACATCACCATCAACCAGCGCGCGGTGCCGAAGGGGAAGTACTCCGTCTGGATGATTCTCAGGGAGACAGGGGACTGGACGCTGGTGCTCGACCCGGACTTCAAGCGCTTTCACACGGAGCCGCCCGACTCCACGCCGAAGCAGGTGCGGCTGCCGATCCGCGTCGAGCAGGCACCGTTCGTGGATGTGCTGACATGGTCGATGCCCGAGTTGACGATCAGTGGCGGCACGCTGGCCATGCAATGGGGCACCACGAAGGCGAGCATGACGGTCGGGGTGAAGCCCTCGCTGACTTTCACCTTGCCGCAGGCGGAGGCCGCGCCGTATCTCGGACGCTGGGAATTCGCGGCGAAGGATGGTGGGCGGCGCCCGCCGACGTCGATCACCTTCAGCTACGAGAACGGCACCCTCAAGGGGCGCTTCGATCCCAACGTCGATTGGATGGGGACCTTCGCGATGATCCGCGTGGCGCCGGACATCTTCGTGCCGGGGCTGTACGACGGGAAGGGGCAGATCTACGATGTGCTGCGGCCGGACGTCGTCTTCACCTTCAAGCGCGTGGCCGGGAAGCCGGTGTCATTCGAGGAGCGCTATGAGGACGATACGCTGGCGGGGACAGGAACCAGGAAGCCGTAA
- a CDS encoding sterol desaturase family protein: MASLEFLARELIGFFGLQSWLDMAAAHDYSRLLTWPGFRSAIGPIIPLLLVVEIVRALMEKTFKVREYKLIFFTYVLNRVLGTFLSIAAVTFFIGLFQPMAPFQSSVTWYWLIYGYIVWELAHFVYHFLAHKVRLFWCLHSTHHAPETMNLFVSHAHFFLEAPYADTIRTSICILLGVSPPLLFLIMFIDGTWGTWIHAGEHVLKDGRMGFLNRWILTPSHHRVHHARNPLYIDTNYCNLLNVWDRAFGTLQPEQTDVAPEYGITRPMKAGSFWDFYFGELVALGRDVAAAPALKHKLAYLVMPPGWSHTGAHKTATMVRAEYLAQGQYGDAERRVDFGAPTTG; the protein is encoded by the coding sequence ATGGCCTCGCTCGAGTTCCTTGCCAGGGAATTGATCGGCTTCTTCGGCCTGCAGAGCTGGCTCGACATGGCCGCGGCCCACGACTACAGCCGTCTGCTGACCTGGCCCGGCTTCCGGAGCGCGATCGGTCCGATCATCCCGCTGCTGTTGGTGGTGGAGATTGTCCGGGCGCTGATGGAGAAGACGTTCAAGGTCCGCGAGTACAAGCTGATCTTCTTCACCTATGTGCTCAACCGCGTGCTCGGCACCTTCCTCTCGATCGCCGCGGTGACCTTCTTCATCGGGCTGTTCCAGCCGATGGCACCGTTCCAGAGCTCGGTGACCTGGTACTGGCTCATCTACGGCTACATCGTCTGGGAGCTGGCGCACTTCGTCTATCACTTCCTGGCGCACAAGGTCCGGCTCTTCTGGTGCCTCCACTCGACGCATCACGCCCCCGAGACGATGAACCTCTTCGTCTCGCACGCGCACTTCTTCCTCGAAGCGCCTTACGCCGACACCATTCGCACGTCGATCTGCATCCTGCTCGGCGTGAGCCCGCCGCTGCTCTTCCTGATCATGTTCATCGACGGCACCTGGGGCACCTGGATCCACGCCGGCGAGCACGTCCTCAAGGATGGCCGCATGGGGTTCCTCAATCGGTGGATCCTCACACCGTCCCATCATCGGGTGCACCACGCGCGCAACCCGCTCTACATCGACACCAACTACTGCAACCTCCTGAATGTCTGGGACCGCGCCTTCGGGACGCTCCAGCCGGAACAGACCGACGTCGCGCCGGAATACGGCATCACCCGCCCGATGAAGGCGGGGAGCTTCTGGGACTTCTACTTCGGCGAACTCGTGGCGCTCGGGCGCGACGTCGCCGCCGCGCCGGCGCTCAAGCACAAGCTGGCCTATCTCGTGATGCCGCCGGGGTGGAGTCACACCGGCGCGCACAAGACGGCGACCATGGTGCGGGCCGAGTACCTGGCGCAGGGGCAGTACGGTGACGCGGAGCGACGAGTAGATTTCGGGGCACCCACAACTGGATGA
- a CDS encoding PEP-CTERM sorting domain-containing protein, with product MTLRSLLLGGLVLVGAASLPARASAQLPSCTYTFSLGLGGSISGCWDATLTQLGEDAGFVSNQYFWAGNFAGGSGANNDPTTAGTFMFNNDCGSAGTGAFAFCNGAYAKPTVSISSTFGELVLGLRVPDNTLGLGYNWRYSGSNTRNSNPLPPGYAQVLMQLTLGGIDQSGQFLFGWEDMNSGCVNRQTPNNNRYRMEDLGNGVLLDDVLGTCDIILPGGNGDSDFNDSWMQFDIAGVGIPDDNSTVPEPLSMTLMATGLVGLGAAARRRKK from the coding sequence ATGACACTGCGTTCGCTCCTCCTCGGCGGCCTCGTGCTCGTCGGCGCGGCGTCGTTGCCCGCGCGTGCCTCGGCCCAGTTGCCAAGCTGCACCTACACCTTCTCGTTGGGCCTCGGCGGCTCGATCAGCGGCTGCTGGGACGCCACCCTCACGCAGCTCGGTGAAGACGCCGGCTTCGTCAGCAACCAGTACTTCTGGGCCGGCAACTTCGCCGGTGGCAGTGGTGCCAACAATGACCCCACGACCGCCGGCACTTTCATGTTCAACAACGACTGCGGCAGTGCCGGCACCGGAGCGTTCGCGTTCTGCAACGGCGCCTATGCGAAGCCGACGGTGTCGATCTCCAGCACCTTCGGAGAACTGGTGCTTGGACTCCGCGTCCCCGACAACACCCTCGGCCTCGGCTACAACTGGCGCTATTCGGGCAGCAACACCCGCAACTCGAATCCGCTGCCCCCCGGATACGCTCAGGTGCTGATGCAGTTGACGCTCGGCGGCATCGACCAGTCCGGGCAGTTTCTGTTCGGCTGGGAAGACATGAACTCCGGCTGCGTCAACCGCCAGACGCCGAACAACAACCGGTACCGGATGGAAGACCTGGGCAACGGCGTCCTGCTGGACGACGTGCTCGGGACCTGCGACATCATCCTCCCGGGCGGCAATGGCGATTCGGACTTCAACGATTCGTGGATGCAGTTCGACATCGCCGGCGTCGGCATCCCGGACGACAACAGCACCGTGCCGGAGCCCCTCTCGATGACGCTGATGGCGACTGGCCTGGTAGGCCTGGGCGCCGCGGCGCGCCGTCGCAAGAAGTAG